From a single Streptomyces sp. 1331.2 genomic region:
- a CDS encoding amino acid permease: MTDARSPDHPAPAVFPEDTAPVSADEQRLRELGYTQELARSMSGFSNFAVSFSIVSILSGCLTLYGTGMKTGGPALIVWGWPVVGLLTLCVGLAMAEICSSYPTAGGLYYWSAKLTRTRGPAWSWFTGWFNFLGQVAVTAGVDYGAAFFTNAFLDLRFGVAATPEHTMEIFAVILLVHGLLNTLGVRLVAVLNSVSVWWHLIGVAIIVGALAFLPERHASVSFVLTEFVNQTGFHNQLYVAMLGLLMAQYTLTGYDASAHMTEETQDAARSGPRGIVNAITVSLVAGWILLLGITFAIRDYDGALNSDTQVPPAQIFIDAIGSGGAQVLLLIVIGAQFFCGMASVTANSRMIYAFSRDGALPGSRLWHRISPRTQTPTNAVWLATGGALLLGLPALWNNTAYTAVTSISVIGLYISYVIPVYLRLRQGEDFPRGPWHLGRWSRPIGVVAVGWTAVITVLFMLPTASPITAESFNYTPVAVLVVVGFAGVWWLVSARHWFTGPHTGAVPSAPEAPAPEPEIR, from the coding sequence ATGACCGACGCACGCTCACCCGACCACCCTGCCCCCGCCGTGTTTCCGGAGGACACCGCCCCCGTTTCCGCCGACGAACAGCGGCTGCGCGAGCTGGGGTACACCCAGGAACTGGCCCGCTCGATGTCGGGCTTCTCCAACTTCGCCGTCTCCTTCTCCATCGTCTCGATCCTCTCCGGCTGCCTCACCCTGTACGGGACGGGCATGAAGACCGGGGGCCCGGCCCTGATCGTCTGGGGCTGGCCGGTCGTCGGGCTGCTCACGCTCTGCGTCGGGCTGGCCATGGCCGAGATCTGCTCCAGCTACCCGACGGCCGGCGGGCTCTACTACTGGTCCGCCAAGCTGACCCGCACCCGCGGCCCGGCCTGGAGCTGGTTCACCGGCTGGTTCAACTTCCTCGGCCAGGTCGCGGTCACCGCCGGCGTCGACTACGGCGCCGCGTTCTTCACCAACGCCTTCCTCGACCTGCGCTTCGGCGTCGCGGCCACCCCCGAGCACACCATGGAGATCTTCGCGGTCATCCTGCTGGTGCACGGCCTGCTCAACACCCTCGGGGTACGGCTCGTCGCGGTCCTCAACAGCGTGTCCGTGTGGTGGCACCTGATCGGCGTCGCGATCATCGTGGGCGCGCTCGCGTTCCTCCCCGAGCGGCACGCCTCCGTGTCCTTCGTCCTCACCGAGTTCGTCAACCAGACCGGCTTCCACAACCAGCTCTACGTCGCGATGCTCGGCCTGCTGATGGCCCAGTACACCCTCACCGGCTACGACGCCTCCGCGCACATGACCGAGGAGACCCAGGACGCCGCCCGCTCCGGCCCGCGCGGCATCGTCAACGCCATCACCGTCTCCCTGGTGGCGGGCTGGATCCTGCTGCTCGGCATCACCTTCGCGATCCGCGACTACGACGGCGCGCTGAACAGCGACACCCAGGTCCCGCCCGCACAGATCTTCATCGACGCGATCGGCTCCGGCGGCGCCCAGGTCCTGCTGCTCATCGTCATCGGCGCCCAGTTCTTCTGCGGCATGGCCTCCGTCACCGCCAACTCCCGCATGATCTACGCCTTCTCCCGCGACGGCGCGCTGCCCGGCTCCCGCCTGTGGCACCGGATCTCCCCGCGCACCCAGACCCCGACCAACGCGGTCTGGCTGGCGACCGGCGGCGCCCTGCTGCTCGGACTGCCCGCGCTCTGGAACAACACCGCCTACACCGCCGTGACCTCCATCTCCGTCATCGGCCTGTACATCTCCTACGTCATCCCGGTGTACCTGCGGCTGCGCCAGGGCGAGGACTTCCCGCGCGGCCCCTGGCACCTGGGCCGGTGGAGCCGGCCGATCGGCGTGGTCGCCGTCGGCTGGACGGCGGTGATCACCGTCCTGTTCATGCTGCCCACCGCCAGCCCGATCACCGCCGAGAGCTTCAACTACACCCCCGTCGCCGTGCTCGTCGTGGTCGGCTTCGCCGGCGTGTGGTGGCTCGTCTCCGCCCGCCACTGGTTCACCGGGCCCCACACCGGCGCCGTGCCGTCCGCCCCCGAGGCCCCGGCCCCCGAACCGGAGATCCGATGA
- a CDS encoding gamma-glutamyl-gamma-aminobutyrate hydrolase family protein encodes MTGTDLTGRDGRRRPLIGITSYQDDAAWSVWHQRASLVPQTYVDAVARSGGTPVLLPPQPGGVGHLLDVLDGLVLAGGPDVDPARYAAAADPRTGPPHRPRDDWESSLLHAALARDLPLLGICRGMQLLNVELGGTLLQHLPDNSHQHVPARFVHHRVTVTDGSRLAAVLGPAADVSCYHHQAVDRLGTGLQVTARSADGTVEALELPDRRFALGVQWHPETDPDDPRLFHALITAGHRTVH; translated from the coding sequence GTGACCGGCACCGACCTGACAGGACGCGACGGCCGCCGCCGGCCGCTGATCGGCATCACCAGTTACCAGGACGACGCCGCCTGGTCCGTCTGGCACCAGCGCGCCTCCCTCGTGCCCCAGACCTACGTCGACGCCGTGGCCCGCTCGGGCGGCACGCCAGTGCTGCTGCCCCCGCAACCCGGAGGCGTCGGCCACCTGCTCGACGTCCTGGACGGACTCGTCCTCGCCGGGGGTCCGGACGTCGACCCGGCCCGCTACGCGGCCGCCGCCGACCCGCGCACCGGGCCGCCCCACCGGCCCCGGGACGACTGGGAGAGCAGCCTGCTGCACGCCGCCCTGGCCCGGGACCTGCCACTGCTCGGCATCTGCCGCGGCATGCAGCTGCTCAACGTCGAACTCGGCGGCACCCTGCTGCAGCACCTGCCCGACAACAGCCACCAACACGTCCCCGCCCGCTTCGTCCACCACCGCGTCACCGTGACGGACGGCAGCCGGCTCGCCGCCGTCCTCGGGCCGGCCGCCGACGTCTCCTGCTACCACCACCAGGCCGTCGACCGGCTCGGTACCGGACTGCAGGTCACCGCCCGAAGTGCCGATGGAACCGTCGAGGCGCTCGAACTGCCGGACCGGCGCTTCGCGTTGGGTGTTCAGTGGCACCCCGAGACCGACCCCGACGACCCCCGCCTGTTCCACGCCCTGATCACCGCCGGCCACCGCACCGTCCACTGA
- a CDS encoding 3-oxoacyl-ACP reductase encodes MISMTQRLDGRVAVITGAGSGIGLATARRFAAEGAKVVCVDLDAETGAKAANEVGGLFLEADVTDEQAVQALFQRAVDEYGRLDIAFNNAGISPPDDDSILTTGLDAWKRVQEVNLTSVYLCCKYAIPHMQRQGKGSIINTASFVAVMGAATSQISYSASKGGVLAMSRELGVQFAREGIRVNALCPGPVNTPLLQELFAKDPERAARRLVHIPLGRFAEPEEIAAAVAFLASDDSSFMTANTFLVDGGISGAYVTPQ; translated from the coding sequence ATGATCAGCATGACCCAGCGACTCGACGGCCGGGTGGCCGTCATCACCGGCGCGGGCAGCGGCATCGGCCTGGCCACCGCCCGCAGGTTCGCCGCCGAGGGCGCGAAGGTGGTCTGCGTCGACCTCGACGCCGAGACCGGCGCCAAGGCCGCCAACGAGGTCGGCGGCCTGTTCCTGGAGGCCGACGTCACCGACGAGCAGGCGGTGCAGGCGCTCTTCCAGCGAGCCGTGGACGAGTACGGCCGGCTCGACATCGCCTTCAACAACGCCGGCATCTCCCCGCCGGACGACGACTCCATCCTCACCACCGGCCTGGACGCCTGGAAGCGCGTCCAGGAGGTCAACCTCACCAGCGTCTACCTGTGCTGCAAGTACGCGATCCCGCACATGCAGCGGCAGGGCAAGGGCTCGATCATCAACACCGCCTCCTTCGTCGCCGTGATGGGCGCGGCCACCTCGCAGATCTCCTACAGCGCCTCCAAGGGTGGCGTCCTCGCGATGTCCCGCGAACTGGGCGTGCAGTTCGCCCGCGAGGGCATCCGGGTGAACGCCCTGTGCCCCGGCCCGGTGAACACCCCGCTGCTGCAGGAGCTCTTCGCCAAGGACCCGGAGCGGGCCGCCCGCCGGCTCGTCCACATCCCGCTCGGCCGCTTCGCCGAGCCCGAGGAGATCGCCGCCGCGGTGGCCTTCCTCGCCTCGGACGACTCCTCCTTCATGACCGCAAACACCTTCCTGGTCGACGGCGGGATCTCCGGCGCCTACGTCACGCCGCAGTAA
- a CDS encoding APC family permease — MPASPTSPPTGVPTGSGAGEKGLKTGALGLLSSVCIGLASTAPAYSLAATLGIIVVGVGLQAPIITILAFVPMLLIAYAYKELNATDPDCGTTFTWAARAFGPRTGWMGGWGIVVADIIVMANLAQIAGVYGFRLVGLDSLADDKAWTTTAGVVWIVVMTAICYVGIELSAALQRWLLAVEVVMLVVFSVTALVKSYGSGAPATAIPVSAAWFNPFHIPSTSAFTAGMLAAVFIYWGWDTAVSVNEETADSTRTPGRAAVISTVLLLLIYALVATSAQAFAGVGTDGIGLGNPDHSGDVLSGLGDAVFGTTGIGAVLSRLLILMVLTSAAASTQTTILPTARTTFSMATHRAIPAGFARVHPRHQTPTWSTVAMGLVSIAFYVLLTAISGNVLADSIASVGLGIAFYYGLTGFACVWYYRRVLTRSVRDFLFKGVLPLAGGVMLLYFFAYGAFDVYADPHYGATSIDLPGIGEVGGVTVIGLGALLLGAVLMLVQWVVQGSWFRHPDVPVGAADRETAPPS; from the coding sequence GTGCCGGCCTCCCCGACCAGCCCCCCGACCGGCGTCCCCACCGGCTCCGGTGCGGGCGAGAAGGGCCTCAAGACAGGCGCCCTGGGACTGCTGTCCTCCGTCTGCATCGGCCTCGCCTCCACCGCCCCCGCCTACAGCCTCGCCGCGACCCTCGGCATCATCGTGGTCGGCGTGGGCCTCCAGGCACCGATCATCACCATCCTGGCGTTCGTCCCGATGCTGCTGATCGCCTACGCCTACAAGGAGTTGAACGCCACCGACCCGGACTGCGGCACCACCTTCACCTGGGCCGCCCGGGCCTTCGGCCCCCGCACCGGCTGGATGGGCGGCTGGGGGATCGTCGTCGCGGACATCATCGTGATGGCCAACCTCGCCCAGATCGCCGGGGTGTACGGGTTCCGGCTGGTCGGCCTCGACTCCTTGGCCGACGACAAGGCCTGGACCACCACGGCCGGCGTGGTGTGGATCGTCGTGATGACCGCGATCTGCTACGTCGGCATCGAACTCTCCGCCGCCCTGCAGCGCTGGCTGCTGGCCGTCGAGGTGGTCATGCTGGTCGTCTTCTCGGTCACCGCGCTGGTCAAGTCGTACGGCTCCGGCGCCCCCGCGACCGCCATCCCGGTCTCCGCCGCCTGGTTCAACCCGTTCCACATCCCCTCGACCTCGGCGTTCACCGCCGGCATGCTCGCCGCCGTCTTCATCTACTGGGGCTGGGACACCGCCGTCTCCGTCAACGAGGAGACCGCCGACTCGACGCGGACCCCGGGCCGGGCCGCGGTCATCTCCACCGTGCTGCTGCTCCTCATCTACGCCCTGGTGGCCACCTCCGCCCAGGCCTTCGCCGGGGTCGGGACGGACGGCATCGGCCTCGGCAACCCCGACCACTCGGGGGACGTGCTCTCCGGACTCGGCGACGCGGTGTTCGGCACCACCGGGATCGGCGCCGTGCTCAGCCGGCTGCTCATCCTGATGGTGCTGACCTCGGCCGCCGCCTCCACCCAGACCACCATCCTGCCCACCGCCCGCACCACCTTCTCGATGGCCACCCACCGGGCCATCCCGGCCGGCTTCGCCCGGGTGCACCCGCGCCACCAGACCCCGACCTGGTCGACGGTCGCGATGGGCCTGGTCTCGATCGCCTTCTACGTGCTGCTCACCGCGATCAGCGGCAACGTCCTGGCCGACTCGATCGCCTCCGTCGGCCTCGGCATCGCCTTCTACTACGGGCTGACCGGCTTCGCCTGCGTCTGGTACTACCGCCGAGTGCTCACCCGCAGCGTCCGGGACTTCCTGTTCAAGGGCGTGCTGCCGCTGGCCGGCGGCGTGATGCTGCTGTACTTCTTCGCCTACGGCGCCTTCGACGTCTACGCCGACCCGCACTACGGGGCCACCTCGATCGACCTGCCGGGCATCGGCGAGGTCGGCGGGGTCACCGTGATCGGGCTGGGCGCGCTGCTGCTGGGCGCGGTGCTGATGCTGGTGCAGTGGGTGGTCCAGGGGTCGTGGTTCCGGCACCCGGACGTGCCGGTCGGCGCGGCGGACCGGGAGACGGCGCCGCCGTCCTGA
- a CDS encoding GOLPH3/VPS74 family protein: MHVTLAEELMLLSLDDESGVAKDGSSAGWAVAGSFLADLAMAGRIAVEEGRLAVTDPTPTGDPLLDERLERLVEWIGRKAPGKAKASEWLTRDHATAVRATVLRLCQRGLVVEERHRLLGLFPVRRYPEADGSVERELRERLASVIRHHAAPDVRTATLIALLHAARLHGLAFPDLPRKRVEMRFAEIAAGDWAGDSVGQAIRNMHVAIAAIAAVTAATAATAAVS, encoded by the coding sequence ATGCACGTCACCCTCGCCGAGGAGCTGATGCTGCTCTCGCTGGACGACGAGTCCGGTGTGGCGAAGGACGGTTCGAGCGCCGGATGGGCGGTGGCGGGGAGCTTCCTCGCCGACCTCGCGATGGCCGGGCGGATCGCGGTCGAGGAAGGCCGGCTGGCCGTCACCGACCCGACCCCGACCGGCGATCCGCTGCTGGACGAGCGCCTGGAGCGGCTCGTGGAGTGGATCGGGCGCAAGGCCCCCGGCAAGGCGAAGGCGTCGGAGTGGCTGACCAGGGATCACGCCACCGCGGTCCGTGCCACGGTGCTGCGGCTGTGCCAGCGCGGTCTGGTCGTGGAGGAGCGCCACCGGCTGCTCGGCCTCTTCCCGGTGCGCCGCTACCCGGAGGCGGACGGCTCCGTGGAGCGGGAACTGCGCGAGCGGCTGGCCTCGGTGATCCGGCACCACGCGGCGCCGGACGTCCGCACGGCGACCCTGATAGCCCTGCTGCACGCCGCCCGGCTGCACGGCCTGGCCTTCCCCGACCTCCCGCGCAAGCGGGTCGAGATGCGCTTCGCGGAGATCGCCGCAGGCGACTGGGCGGGCGACTCCGTCGGCCAGGCCATCCGGAACATGCACGTCGCCATCGCGGCCATCGCCGCGGTGACCGCCGCCACGGCTGCCACGGCGGCCGTCAGCTGA
- a CDS encoding ArsR/SmtB family transcription factor, with amino-acid sequence MSWSGSATRKSAAATAVPHTRLDAASAARVATTLQALATPSRLLILSRLCEGPCAATELAAEVGLEQSACSHQLRLLRNLGLVVGTRRGRSVVDALYDNHVAALLDQAVYHIEHQRLGLSDADADADADADAGDVEGED; translated from the coding sequence GTGAGCTGGAGCGGCAGCGCGACCAGGAAGAGCGCCGCCGCCACTGCCGTCCCGCACACCCGCCTGGACGCCGCCAGCGCCGCCCGGGTGGCCACCACCCTGCAGGCGCTCGCCACCCCCTCCCGCCTGCTGATCCTCTCCCGGCTGTGCGAAGGCCCCTGTGCCGCCACCGAACTGGCCGCCGAGGTCGGCCTGGAGCAGTCCGCCTGCTCGCACCAGCTGCGCCTGCTGCGCAACCTCGGCCTGGTCGTCGGGACGCGGCGGGGCCGTTCGGTCGTCGACGCGCTCTACGACAACCACGTGGCGGCCCTGCTGGACCAGGCGGTCTACCACATCGAGCACCAGCGGCTCGGGCTCAGCGACGCGGACGCGGACGCGGACGCGGACGCGGACGCCGGCGACGTCGAGGGCGAGGACTGA
- a CDS encoding phospholipase D-like domain-containing protein, with protein MFEHHPRGSGRRLAGPALALVAAVCALPSAPASAAPVPAPAPAPAPPAAATPHLDAVEQALRQVSPGLAGTVWQRTAGNRLDAPAGDPGGWLLQTPGCWGDPSCTERTGTRRLLDKMRENISRATRTVDISTLAPFPDGAFQDAIVDGLKASVAAGNAPHVRILAGAAPLYNITALPSKYRDELVAKLGPAAGRVTLEVASMTTAKTAFSWNHSKLLVVDGQSVITGGINNWKNDYLDTAHPVTDVDLALNGPAAASAGAYLDTLWDWTCRNTGTFSAAWYASTGGTACTPDLEKRRNPPADRVPSTGDQSVIAVGGLGVGIRATDSASAYRPGPVPAADDVKCGPIGLHDNTNADRDYETVNPEEAALRALIASAGSRIDISQQDVTGTCPPLPRYDVRLFDLLAAKLADGVKVRIVVSDPGNRGTVGSGGYSQIKSLNEISDTLRARLTVRLGDPAQAKSAMCSNLQLAPFRAAPTSTWADGHPYALHHKLVSVDGSAFFIGSKNLYPAWLEDFGYVVENRTAAAQLDQQLLAPQWQYSQNAATFDYSRGIC; from the coding sequence GTGTTCGAGCACCACCCCCGGGGTTCCGGCCGCCGTCTCGCCGGGCCCGCGCTGGCCCTCGTCGCGGCCGTCTGCGCGCTTCCCTCCGCACCCGCGTCGGCCGCCCCCGTCCCCGCTCCCGCGCCGGCTCCGGCCCCGCCGGCCGCTGCCACCCCGCACCTGGACGCGGTGGAGCAGGCGCTGCGTCAGGTGTCCCCCGGGCTGGCGGGAACGGTGTGGCAGCGGACGGCGGGCAACCGGCTCGACGCTCCGGCAGGCGACCCGGGCGGCTGGCTGCTCCAGACCCCCGGCTGCTGGGGCGACCCGTCCTGCACCGAGCGCACCGGCACCCGCCGACTGCTCGACAAGATGCGCGAGAACATCTCGCGCGCCACCCGCACCGTCGACATATCGACCCTGGCGCCGTTCCCGGACGGCGCGTTCCAGGACGCCATCGTGGACGGCCTCAAGGCCTCGGTGGCCGCCGGGAACGCGCCGCACGTGCGGATCCTCGCCGGGGCCGCGCCGCTGTACAACATCACCGCGCTCCCGTCGAAGTACCGGGACGAGCTGGTGGCCAAGCTCGGGCCCGCGGCCGGCCGGGTCACCCTCGAAGTCGCCTCGATGACCACCGCCAAGACGGCGTTCTCCTGGAACCACTCCAAGCTGCTGGTCGTCGACGGACAGAGCGTCATCACCGGTGGGATCAACAACTGGAAGAACGACTACCTGGACACCGCCCACCCGGTCACCGACGTCGACCTCGCGCTGAACGGCCCGGCCGCCGCCTCCGCCGGCGCGTACCTGGACACCCTGTGGGACTGGACCTGCCGCAACACCGGGACGTTCTCGGCCGCCTGGTACGCCTCCACCGGCGGCACCGCCTGCACCCCCGACCTGGAGAAGCGCCGCAACCCGCCGGCCGACCGGGTGCCCTCCACCGGCGACCAGTCGGTGATCGCCGTCGGCGGCCTGGGCGTCGGGATCCGCGCCACCGACTCCGCCTCCGCCTACCGCCCCGGCCCGGTGCCTGCCGCCGACGACGTCAAGTGCGGGCCGATCGGCCTGCACGACAACACCAATGCCGACCGCGACTACGAGACGGTCAACCCGGAGGAGGCCGCCCTGCGCGCGCTGATCGCGAGCGCCGGCAGCCGCATCGACATCTCCCAGCAGGACGTCACCGGCACCTGCCCACCGCTGCCCCGCTACGACGTCCGGCTCTTCGACCTGCTCGCGGCCAAGCTCGCCGACGGCGTGAAGGTGCGCATCGTGGTCAGCGACCCGGGTAACCGGGGCACCGTCGGCAGCGGCGGCTATTCGCAGATCAAGTCCCTGAACGAGATCAGCGACACCCTCCGGGCCCGCCTCACCGTCCGCCTCGGCGACCCGGCGCAGGCGAAGTCGGCGATGTGCAGCAACCTCCAGCTCGCCCCGTTCCGCGCCGCCCCGACCTCGACCTGGGCCGACGGCCACCCCTACGCGCTGCACCACAAGCTGGTCTCGGTCGACGGCTCCGCCTTCTTCATCGGCTCCAAGAACCTCTACCCGGCCTGGCTGGAGGACTTCGGCTACGTCGTGGAGAACCGCACCGCCGCGGCGCAGCTCGACCAGCAGCTGCTCGCCCCGCAGTGGCAGTACTCGCAGAACGCCGCGACCTTCGACTACAGCCGCGGGATCTGCTAG